In one Nicotiana tomentosiformis chromosome 6, ASM39032v3, whole genome shotgun sequence genomic region, the following are encoded:
- the LOC138894005 gene encoding uncharacterized protein, with the protein MGLKYLKRPVGSLQQGMQPSIERGRGRTAASSSSGQQNRIYALSGQHNIESSPDVVICILFVFSINVYALIDPGSTLSYITPFVAGKCDKEPKLLRQLYEVSMPIGESVIVRRVYQGCDMMIYDHHTLSDLNELEMVEFDVIMGMYWLASCYTNVDCLKNVVRFNFQESPLLNGRVTLQYLRETIFLALRLER; encoded by the coding sequence ATGGGGTTAAAATACTTaaaacggccggtcgggtcgttacagcaagGCATGCAACCATCGATtgagagaggtagaggtagaacTGCAGCATCTAGCTCGAGTGGACAACAGAACCGCATCTACGCATTGTCAGGACAACACAATATAGAGTCATCACCGGATGTGGTTATATGTATACTATTCGTATTCTCCATTAATGTGTATGCTTTGATAGATCCAGGTTCTACTTtgtcgtatattaccccatttgttgcTGGTAAATGTGATAAAGAACCTAAATTGTTACGTCAGTTATATGAAGTGTCTATGCCCATAGGTGAGTCAGTGATAGTTAGGCGGGTGTATCAAGGTTGTGATATGATGATTTATGATCACCATACCTTATCCGATTTGAATGAATTAGAGATGGTggaatttgatgttattatgggAATGTACTGGCTGGCTTCTTGTTATACTAATGTGGATTGTTTGAAGAATGTTGTTCGCTTTAATTTCCAGGAGAGTCCGTTGTTGAATGGAAGGGTGACATTGCAATACCTAAGGGAAACTATatttcttgccttaaggctcgaAAGATGA